The following proteins are co-located in the Chryseobacterium daecheongense genome:
- a CDS encoding NADP-dependent malic enzyme yields the protein MSNKIHRDEKNFNQAALDYHKAEPKGKIEVIPSKPHSSQRDLSLAYSPGVAVPCMEIHEKPETVYDYTGKGNLVAVISNGTAVLGLGDIGPEASKPVMEGKGLLFKIFADINVFDIEINEKDPDKFIQIVKGIAPTFGGINLEDIKAPEAFYIEQRLKEELDIPLMHDDQHGTAIISAAALINSLQIANKNIEDVKMVVNGAGAAAIACTKLYISLGLRKENVLMCDSKGVINHKRENLTPEKLDFIAQTDIESLEDAVKGSDVFVGLSKGNVMTPEMLNSMNENPIVFALANPDPEIAYDIAIETRKDVIMATGRSDFPNQVNNVLGFPYIFRGALDVQAKGINEEMKLAAVHAIADLAKEPVPEAVILAYNLQNLQFGREYFIPKPFDNRLITRVSSAVAKAAIESGVAGRVISDFEEYEHQLLDRMGRDEKLVRMMQSRAKSNPKRVTLGNAEEYNVLKAAQILYEEGIAYPSLLGEKKYIKEQMERYGINLDVPIIDPNDDDQEENRKKYRETLWKLRQRKGMNEYKAKRFVRQRDYFGPLMLKHGDTDALIVGFSKNYASVLRPVLEIIEKEKGVDKVAAMMMILSEKKPIFFADTSINNNPTSEDLVNIARMAEITIKSFAIEPRIAMLGFENFAAISETSKKVAKAVSILHEKYPKMIVDGEIQPDFAMNADHLSDYPFSKLGETPANTFIFPNLESANLSYKIIRGMKVAQVIGPILMGLKQPVHVLQMRSSVDEIVNLATVAVLDAQRREAKK from the coding sequence ATGTCAAATAAAATCCATCGCGACGAAAAGAACTTTAATCAAGCCGCATTAGATTACCACAAAGCTGAACCCAAAGGGAAGATCGAGGTGATCCCTTCCAAACCCCACTCTTCTCAAAGAGATTTGTCTTTGGCATATTCTCCTGGAGTGGCTGTTCCTTGTATGGAGATTCACGAAAAGCCGGAGACTGTTTATGATTATACCGGAAAAGGTAATCTTGTAGCTGTAATTTCTAATGGTACAGCTGTTTTAGGATTAGGTGACATTGGACCGGAAGCATCGAAGCCTGTAATGGAAGGAAAAGGGCTGTTATTTAAAATTTTTGCTGATATAAATGTTTTTGATATTGAGATCAATGAGAAAGATCCTGATAAATTTATTCAGATTGTAAAAGGGATTGCTCCAACTTTTGGAGGAATTAACCTTGAAGATATAAAAGCTCCTGAAGCATTCTATATTGAACAGAGATTAAAGGAAGAATTGGATATTCCGTTGATGCATGATGACCAACATGGGACGGCTATTATCTCTGCTGCTGCACTGATTAATTCTTTACAGATTGCCAATAAGAATATTGAGGACGTAAAAATGGTGGTAAATGGTGCCGGTGCTGCGGCTATTGCCTGCACCAAACTGTATATTTCATTAGGCCTCAGGAAAGAAAATGTTTTAATGTGCGACAGTAAGGGAGTTATCAATCATAAGAGAGAAAACCTGACTCCTGAAAAACTAGATTTTATCGCTCAGACGGATATTGAGAGTTTGGAAGATGCTGTAAAAGGATCTGATGTCTTTGTCGGGTTATCTAAAGGAAATGTAATGACCCCGGAAATGCTCAACAGTATGAATGAAAATCCTATTGTTTTTGCATTGGCAAATCCTGATCCGGAGATTGCTTATGACATTGCTATTGAAACACGTAAGGATGTAATTATGGCAACCGGTAGAAGTGATTTTCCTAATCAGGTTAATAACGTACTTGGTTTTCCTTACATCTTCCGTGGTGCACTTGATGTACAGGCGAAAGGAATTAATGAAGAAATGAAGCTTGCAGCTGTTCATGCAATTGCAGATTTGGCAAAAGAACCAGTTCCTGAAGCTGTTATTTTGGCTTATAATCTTCAAAACCTTCAGTTCGGTAGAGAGTATTTTATTCCAAAACCATTTGATAACAGGTTAATTACCAGGGTTTCCAGTGCTGTGGCAAAAGCAGCTATCGAAAGTGGAGTTGCTGGTAGAGTTATTTCTGATTTTGAAGAGTATGAACATCAGCTTCTTGATAGAATGGGAAGAGATGAAAAATTGGTAAGGATGATGCAAAGCCGTGCGAAATCCAATCCAAAAAGGGTGACCTTAGGAAATGCAGAAGAATACAACGTATTGAAGGCGGCTCAGATTCTTTATGAAGAAGGAATTGCTTATCCAAGTTTGTTGGGCGAAAAGAAATACATCAAGGAGCAAATGGAACGTTACGGAATTAATCTGGATGTACCGATTATTGATCCGAATGATGACGATCAGGAAGAAAACAGGAAAAAATATAGAGAAACGCTTTGGAAACTTCGTCAAAGAAAAGGAATGAATGAATACAAGGCTAAAAGGTTTGTGCGTCAAAGGGATTACTTTGGTCCTTTAATGTTGAAGCATGGCGATACAGATGCGCTGATTGTAGGTTTTTCTAAAAATTATGCATCCGTTTTACGTCCTGTTTTAGAGATTATTGAAAAAGAAAAAGGAGTAGATAAAGTGGCAGCAATGATGATGATCCTTTCTGAAAAGAAACCGATTTTCTTTGCTGATACATCTATTAATAATAATCCTACTTCGGAAGATCTTGTAAATATTGCAAGAATGGCGGAGATTACTATTAAATCTTTTGCTATTGAACCAAGAATTGCAATGCTTGGATTCGAGAATTTTGCAGCGATCTCTGAAACTTCTAAAAAAGTTGCAAAAGCAGTAAGTATTTTACATGAAAAGTATCCTAAAATGATTGTAGATGGTGAAATTCAACCTGATTTTGCTATGAATGCGGATCACCTTAGTGATTATCCATTTTCAAAATTAGGAGAAACTCCGGCAAATACATTTATATTTCCTAATCTCGAAAGTGCTAATTTATCATACAAAATTATCAGGGGGATGAAAGTTGCTCAGGTGATTGGACCTATTCTTATGGGATTAAAACAACCTGTGCATGTTTTACAAATGCGTTCAAGTGTAGATGAAATTGTAAATCTTGCAACAGTGGCAGTTCTTGATGCCCAGAGAAGAGAAGCTAAAAAATAA
- the ruvA gene encoding Holliday junction branch migration protein RuvA has translation MIFSLQGIVQELTPTYAVINVNGVGYYTGISLMTSQTLTLNKETFLFIQQIIREDAHLLFGFNSRLEKEMFNLLISVNGVGAVSALILLSTLSLDEIATAILSRNSALIQKAKGIGAKTAERIIVDLKDKVQKFNGLEENISTQVNNKIKEESLSALEVLGIPKRMSEKIADRMMKQNPSISVEELVKQILKNL, from the coding sequence ATGATATTTTCTTTACAAGGCATTGTTCAAGAACTTACGCCAACTTATGCTGTAATCAACGTTAATGGAGTTGGTTATTATACAGGTATTAGTTTAATGACCTCGCAAACTCTTACTCTTAATAAAGAGACTTTTTTATTCATCCAGCAAATCATTCGTGAAGATGCTCATTTGTTGTTTGGCTTTAACAGTCGTTTAGAAAAAGAGATGTTTAATTTGTTAATAAGTGTTAATGGTGTAGGAGCGGTTTCAGCACTTATTTTACTATCTACTTTAAGCCTTGATGAGATTGCCACAGCTATACTTTCGAGAAACAGTGCCCTCATTCAAAAAGCCAAGGGTATTGGCGCTAAAACAGCAGAAAGAATCATTGTGGATTTGAAAGATAAAGTCCAAAAATTCAATGGTCTTGAGGAAAATATTTCTACACAGGTGAATAATAAAATCAAGGAAGAATCGTTATCTGCATTAGAAGTTTTAGGAATTCCTAAACGCATGAGCGAAAAAATCGCCGACCGCATGATGAAACAAAATCCAAGCATTTCGGTAGAAGAATTGGTAAAACAAATTTTAAAAAACCTTTAA
- the sprA gene encoding cell surface protein SprA: MSVTTFAQVRRDTAIIKKDYELADPTQFEAFYDIKTGMYYVYPKIGNTVTGPPTAMSPQEYKEFMMASQTKAYYKDKSDKYNLLFRKDKSDAQRRGLIPALTIRNKLFETIFGSNKIEIIPTGFASFDFAGLYQKIDNPLILPQNRTSFTFDINQRIQLGLLGKVGENLQLKANYDTQSGFAFENRMNLVWQSKGSWKDLQTKGLGDVNSPGAGSEDRIIKRVEFGNVNMPLSTSLIRGSQSLFGVKTEFQLGKTFGTVVLSQQQGEARNIVVQGGGAVNTFKIDAIDYEDNQHFFLSHYFLDNYDNALANYPQINSRVNITRLEVYVLDQGNSNLAAQKSIVGIRDLGDMGGSLPDNPNNNLYQTVSTTMGPIPRDAGVNYADLIQGQSLPVATGGTETYNNNVHYIFNKKARRLNASEYTLQPQLGYISLNQKLNDNQILAVSYSYTDGTNKVYKVGEFSEESPVLITKVLRSTKIDVSSPMWPLMMKNIYALDAGQISQDGFILNVLYRDAQTGGKVNYLPNTSVKDTNLLKLLNWDRLNMNGDIQNNSGGGTGDGLFDFVNGITIRPETGKIIFTKTQPFGSYMSNVLGSSDPTYVQTDIYNQQKQFATYVPKRYTLEGRYKGTAGQGISLGAVNVPQGSVKVSANGVQLTEGIDYTVDYMLGTVTIINENVKQSGQAINISLENQLTFNTQRKRFLGLNLERRFNENFILGATVVNYSESPLTQKVNYGQEAVNNTMAGINLMYNNQVPFLTRLTNKIPMVKTEAPSNLNFKMEGAYLLPGLNKGTNDQSYIDDFEQTTSKISLKEPAAWSLASKPEKSGGVFQGAGAGNDITNGYGRGLLSWYTIDPRFWGIGGRAPAGITPQSVSNHASRRVQYSEIYNNRDFVAGEQTFLNTMDISYYPAEKGPYNVNPNNESTQQRWAGMMRPITVSNFTNSNIEYVEFWMMDPYADGNTLGNDLNNPPKILLQLGNVSEDILKDGYMQYENGLPTPSTPSVTTSSNWGIQPKQPPILYAFSSEGQERTAQDAGYDGLTSDQEAMRFGNTFTNPVTNLADPAVDDFVFYLSAKFTGTQASSLVQRYKYFRGPEGNSQSNSLEVASQTPDAEDINKDYNLDQSENYNEYQIKLDQQSLVLGQNNIVDMKTVQAQFQNGQTAPVKWYLFRIPVSSYVMDAGDHDPGVLNNVRFARMLLTGFDKTSTLRFGTFDLVRSDWRKYPKNTAVSIADGDTNPITEEGTVNVPDPQNLEIGSVNIEENALNQPPYVLPPGIDRQILSGNAGVQRQNESSLYLRANQLPKSESRGVFKNTTLDMRRYKKLKLFVHAEDPLRREEGMDPKTKFFIRFGSDAADNYYEYEASLKITPKTATTPMEIWPMENEVNLEIQNFVDAKIRRDKSSPNNISKRIRDAVFGEADNLKNIYIKGRPSLGNITTIVIGIRNGIDRDAPGGPIDRILWVNEIRLSEIDNQGGYAGNASLNFNLGDFAVVNTSASYTSVGFGNIDSKPAERNQSTQSAFSINTAVNLDKFLPEKTGVKIPVNYSYSQTIEDPKYNPLDTDVEFKKAPNREQLKKVARTYTQQRSLGVVNMHKERVNPNKKPKFYDVENLSVTAVYNDDFFRDIYTKKNYRQYLRGYIDYNYTFKPWVIKPFNKMISDTAKSTKYLRWIKEFNLNPIPTRFSFRTEIDRNYNELEFRSVDAIINGNFNDESQAIRNRNFYFGWQYGLGFNFTKSLKLEINSATRTLNDNVDVNTMDNSSIFGNVFRSGRPVLYNHRVQLNYKLPFQYLPYLDFIDAELGYGFTYNWNARSTALLYDSQGSLGSIGQNTNVIQATATADFPKFFSQFKYFKNITTKLSKRKQEIDSLNNVYTQQWEKKRYKFKNYKFKNRLTVLQSAAFLLTSFKQLDVNYSENNGTVLPGLLSAPNWYGYGQTLGGPTIGFLLGSQADIRRTVIENGWVSTRDLMTDPYVRMSTRELRANLQVVPMNDLRIDVSVLHNYNRNFSQSGFNYVDPSTGRANPNFTFANDLITYSNSVVLLKTSFKDGAAVYQSIRQNARAISQQIGDISTIGNDGFTKGYGIANAYVLIPAFRAAVEGKSPKGIGDAKKAGLPIPNWKVTYSGLRNVPIINGQFSKFDILHSYNATYTATGIQSSIDYFNAISTGGSLLDVNNNYINPFTFSQVGYVESFSPLIGVDVTMRNNMQFGIQYNRNRMLLLGLVNQTLTEDANTEYVVRLGYIIRNFRLGVNDTRKRGKGKGSDLNIRGDFSLRDSRTSITNILLDDSQITGGQRLMNIKLSADYNVSENLNLRVFYEQMTSKYKISTAFPLSTVRAGLSATFTFGDPGGF; encoded by the coding sequence ATGTCAGTAACTACCTTTGCACAGGTAAGACGTGACACTGCAATTATAAAGAAGGACTATGAACTGGCTGATCCTACTCAATTTGAAGCCTTTTACGATATAAAAACCGGAATGTATTATGTATATCCGAAAATAGGAAATACAGTAACCGGACCGCCGACTGCAATGTCACCTCAGGAATACAAGGAATTCATGATGGCAAGCCAGACCAAGGCTTATTACAAAGATAAATCGGATAAATATAATCTACTCTTCAGAAAAGATAAAAGCGATGCACAGAGAAGAGGATTAATTCCGGCATTAACTATCCGAAATAAACTTTTTGAAACAATTTTCGGAAGCAATAAAATAGAAATTATCCCTACAGGATTTGCTTCCTTTGACTTTGCAGGATTGTATCAAAAGATTGATAACCCTTTAATCTTACCACAAAACAGAACCAGTTTTACCTTTGATATCAATCAGAGAATTCAGCTCGGTTTACTGGGTAAAGTAGGAGAAAATTTGCAGCTGAAGGCTAACTATGATACTCAAAGTGGTTTTGCATTTGAAAACAGGATGAATTTAGTCTGGCAGTCTAAAGGAAGCTGGAAAGACCTGCAGACTAAAGGGCTTGGAGATGTGAATTCACCCGGAGCAGGTTCAGAAGACAGGATCATTAAAAGGGTGGAATTTGGTAATGTAAATATGCCGCTTTCTACCAGTTTAATCAGGGGTTCCCAATCGTTATTCGGGGTGAAGACTGAGTTTCAATTAGGGAAAACTTTTGGAACAGTAGTCTTATCTCAACAGCAGGGAGAAGCAAGAAATATAGTTGTACAGGGTGGAGGTGCTGTAAACACCTTTAAAATAGACGCAATTGATTATGAAGATAATCAGCACTTCTTTTTAAGTCATTATTTCCTGGATAATTATGATAATGCCTTGGCTAATTATCCGCAGATCAACTCCAGAGTTAATATTACAAGGCTTGAAGTATATGTTTTAGATCAGGGCAACAGTAATCTGGCGGCTCAAAAGAGCATTGTTGGTATCAGGGACCTGGGAGATATGGGTGGATCACTACCAGACAACCCTAATAATAATCTTTACCAGACAGTTTCCACCACAATGGGACCTATACCACGTGATGCAGGTGTAAACTATGCAGACCTGATACAGGGACAATCACTGCCTGTTGCAACCGGAGGTACAGAGACTTATAATAATAATGTTCATTATATTTTTAATAAAAAAGCGAGAAGGCTAAATGCCAGTGAATATACATTACAGCCACAGCTAGGATATATCTCGCTAAATCAAAAATTGAATGATAATCAGATTTTAGCGGTATCTTATTCATATACGGATGGAACAAATAAAGTATATAAAGTTGGGGAATTTTCTGAAGAAAGTCCTGTACTGATTACAAAAGTCCTGAGATCAACGAAAATTGATGTTTCGTCTCCGATGTGGCCTCTGATGATGAAGAATATTTATGCTTTAGACGCAGGACAGATAAGCCAGGATGGATTTATATTGAATGTTCTTTATAGAGATGCCCAGACAGGAGGTAAGGTTAATTATCTTCCTAACACAAGTGTTAAAGACACTAATTTATTGAAACTCTTAAACTGGGACCGTTTGAATATGAACGGCGATATACAAAATAATAGTGGTGGAGGAACAGGTGACGGCCTTTTTGATTTTGTCAATGGAATAACCATAAGACCAGAAACAGGAAAGATCATCTTTACGAAAACACAGCCGTTCGGAAGCTATATGAGCAATGTACTTGGAAGTAGTGATCCTACCTATGTGCAAACAGATATTTATAACCAGCAAAAACAATTTGCAACCTATGTTCCTAAACGATACACTTTAGAAGGACGTTACAAAGGAACTGCAGGACAGGGAATTTCTTTGGGAGCGGTCAATGTGCCACAAGGTTCCGTAAAAGTTTCTGCGAATGGAGTACAGTTAACGGAAGGGATTGATTATACCGTAGATTATATGCTGGGAACAGTTACAATTATCAATGAGAATGTAAAACAATCTGGTCAGGCAATTAACATCTCACTGGAAAACCAGTTAACTTTCAATACGCAGAGAAAAAGATTTTTAGGATTAAATTTAGAAAGAAGATTTAATGAGAATTTTATCTTAGGAGCAACTGTTGTCAATTATTCTGAGTCTCCGCTCACTCAAAAGGTAAATTATGGACAAGAGGCAGTAAATAACACTATGGCCGGCATCAATTTGATGTACAACAATCAGGTTCCATTCCTGACAAGATTGACCAATAAAATTCCGATGGTAAAGACTGAAGCTCCATCTAATTTAAACTTTAAAATGGAAGGTGCTTATTTGCTTCCTGGATTGAATAAGGGGACAAATGATCAGTCTTATATTGATGATTTTGAGCAGACAACATCCAAAATATCATTAAAAGAACCAGCTGCGTGGAGTTTAGCCTCAAAACCCGAAAAATCAGGAGGAGTATTTCAGGGAGCAGGGGCAGGTAATGACATTACTAATGGATATGGAAGAGGACTCTTATCCTGGTATACAATTGATCCGAGATTTTGGGGAATTGGAGGAAGGGCTCCCGCAGGAATTACACCTCAGTCCGTATCTAATCATGCTTCTAGACGAGTACAATACTCAGAGATCTACAATAACAGGGATTTTGTAGCTGGTGAACAGACCTTTTTAAATACTATGGATATCTCTTATTATCCAGCAGAAAAAGGGCCTTATAATGTAAACCCTAATAATGAATCTACACAACAGAGATGGGCAGGTATGATGAGACCCATTACGGTTTCCAATTTTACGAACTCAAATATTGAGTATGTAGAATTCTGGATGATGGATCCGTACGCAGATGGAAACACTTTAGGAAACGATTTAAATAATCCACCAAAGATTTTATTGCAATTAGGTAATGTGTCTGAAGATATTTTAAAGGATGGGTATATGCAATATGAAAATGGATTACCGACACCATCCACACCTTCTGTAACAACAAGCTCAAACTGGGGAATTCAGCCAAAGCAACCACCTATCCTTTATGCCTTTTCAAGTGAAGGACAAGAGAGAACAGCGCAGGATGCCGGATATGATGGTTTGACTTCGGATCAGGAAGCCATGAGGTTCGGAAACACATTCACCAATCCAGTGACAAACCTTGCTGACCCTGCAGTAGATGATTTTGTGTTTTATCTATCAGCAAAATTTACAGGAACGCAGGCTTCATCTTTGGTTCAGAGATACAAATATTTCAGAGGACCAGAAGGAAACTCACAAAGCAATTCACTCGAGGTAGCATCTCAGACTCCTGATGCTGAAGATATTAATAAAGATTATAACCTGGATCAAAGTGAAAACTATAACGAATACCAGATTAAACTGGACCAGCAAAGTTTAGTTTTAGGACAAAATAATATTGTTGATATGAAAACTGTTCAGGCACAGTTTCAAAATGGGCAGACCGCTCCGGTGAAATGGTACTTATTCAGGATTCCTGTTTCTTCATATGTAATGGATGCTGGGGATCATGATCCGGGAGTTTTAAATAATGTACGATTTGCAAGAATGTTATTGACCGGATTTGATAAGACTTCCACACTGAGATTTGGAACCTTTGATTTAGTAAGATCAGACTGGAGAAAATATCCTAAAAATACTGCAGTGTCAATAGCTGATGGCGATACGAATCCAATAACAGAAGAAGGAACAGTGAATGTCCCTGATCCGCAAAATTTAGAAATTGGAAGTGTAAATATTGAGGAAAATGCTTTAAATCAACCTCCTTATGTTTTGCCTCCAGGAATAGATAGGCAAATTCTTAGTGGTAATGCGGGAGTACAAAGGCAAAATGAAAGTTCTTTATATTTAAGGGCAAATCAGCTACCAAAAAGTGAATCAAGGGGAGTATTTAAAAATACAACCTTGGACATGAGAAGATATAAGAAATTAAAACTTTTTGTGCATGCCGAAGATCCTTTAAGAAGAGAAGAGGGCATGGATCCTAAAACTAAATTTTTTATTCGTTTTGGAAGTGATGCAGCAGATAATTATTATGAGTACGAAGCTTCCTTGAAAATAACACCTAAAACAGCAACTACGCCAATGGAAATTTGGCCAATGGAGAATGAAGTTAATTTAGAAATTCAAAACTTTGTAGATGCTAAAATAAGGAGGGATAAGAGTTCTCCAAATAATATTTCAAAAAGAATTAGGGATGCGGTTTTTGGTGAGGCGGACAATTTAAAGAATATTTATATTAAGGGACGACCAAGCTTAGGTAATATTACAACTATAGTTATCGGAATTAGAAATGGGATTGATAGAGATGCGCCTGGAGGACCTATTGATAGAATATTATGGGTAAATGAAATCCGACTTTCTGAAATAGATAATCAGGGAGGATATGCAGGAAATGCAAGTTTAAATTTTAACCTTGGAGATTTTGCGGTTGTTAATACAAGTGCATCTTATACATCTGTCGGATTTGGGAATATAGATTCTAAACCGGCAGAAAGAAATCAGTCTACTCAATCAGCATTCAGTATTAATACGGCGGTAAACCTAGATAAGTTCCTACCTGAAAAAACCGGGGTTAAAATTCCGGTTAATTATTCCTACTCACAAACCATCGAAGATCCAAAGTACAACCCTTTAGATACAGACGTTGAGTTTAAAAAGGCGCCAAATAGAGAGCAATTGAAAAAAGTGGCAAGAACGTATACCCAACAGAGAAGTTTAGGAGTTGTCAATATGCATAAAGAACGTGTAAATCCTAATAAGAAGCCTAAATTCTATGATGTAGAAAACCTATCCGTTACGGCTGTTTATAATGATGATTTCTTCAGGGATATTTATACAAAGAAAAACTACAGGCAGTATCTCCGAGGGTATATAGATTATAATTATACTTTTAAACCTTGGGTTATTAAGCCGTTCAATAAAATGATCAGTGATACGGCTAAGTCTACTAAATACCTGAGATGGATCAAAGAGTTTAATTTAAATCCTATACCTACAAGATTCTCTTTCAGAACGGAAATTGACAGGAATTATAATGAACTTGAATTCAGAAGTGTAGATGCTATAATCAATGGTAACTTCAATGATGAGTCTCAGGCGATAAGAAACAGGAACTTTTATTTTGGATGGCAATATGGTTTAGGGTTTAATTTTACCAAGTCCTTAAAACTGGAAATCAACTCTGCAACAAGAACATTGAACGATAATGTAGATGTAAACACAATGGATAATTCTTCCATTTTTGGAAATGTATTCAGATCGGGAAGACCCGTCTTGTATAACCACAGGGTACAATTGAATTATAAACTTCCGTTCCAATATTTACCATATCTGGATTTTATTGACGCAGAGTTAGGCTATGGATTTACTTATAACTGGAATGCCAGATCTACAGCTCTATTATATGATTCACAAGGAAGTTTAGGATCTATAGGTCAGAATACTAATGTCATTCAAGCAACTGCAACTGCAGATTTTCCAAAGTTCTTTAGCCAGTTTAAATATTTCAAAAATATCACGACCAAACTTTCAAAACGTAAACAGGAAATTGATTCTTTGAATAATGTTTATACACAGCAATGGGAAAAGAAAAGATATAAGTTTAAAAACTATAAATTTAAAAATCGACTGACTGTTTTACAAAGTGCCGCATTTTTACTTACGTCTTTCAAACAGTTAGATGTGAATTATTCAGAAAATAACGGAACTGTGCTACCCGGTTTACTTTCCGCGCCAAACTGGTATGGATATGGACAGACATTAGGTGGACCTACTATTGGCTTTTTATTGGGTTCACAGGCTGACATAAGAAGAACAGTTATTGAAAATGGCTGGGTGAGTACAAGAGACTTAATGACAGACCCATATGTACGAATGTCAACAAGGGAATTGCGGGCTAATTTACAGGTTGTACCAATGAATGATTTGAGAATTGATGTAAGTGTATTGCATAATTACAATAGAAATTTTTCGCAATCTGGCTTCAATTATGTGGATCCATCAACGGGCAGAGCTAATCCTAATTTTACTTTCGCTAATGATCTAATTACTTATTCAAACTCTGTAGTACTTTTGAAAACTTCTTTCAAAGATGGTGCAGCGGTATATCAATCGATCAGACAGAATGCCAGAGCCATTTCTCAGCAAATAGGGGATATCTCTACGATAGGAAACGATGGATTTACTAAAGGATATGGTATTGCAAACGCGTATGTTTTAATTCCCGCATTCAGAGCAGCTGTTGAAGGAAAATCACCTAAAGGAATTGGCGACGCCAAAAAAGCGGGCTTGCCTATACCAAACTGGAAAGTTACTTATTCTGGTTTAAGAAATGTACCAATCATCAATGGGCAATTCTCTAAGTTTGATATTTTACATAGTTATAATGCTACCTATACTGCGACAGGAATACAGTCAAGTATTGATTATTTCAATGCAATTTCAACAGGTGGTAGTCTATTAGATGTCAATAATAACTATATTAATCCATTTACTTTCTCTCAGGTAGGATATGTTGAGTCGTTCTCTCCACTGATCGGGGTTGACGTAACGATGAGGAACAACATGCAGTTCGGTATCCAATATAATAGGAATAGAATGCTATTATTAGGATTGGTAAACCAAACCCTTACGGAAGATGCCAATACAGAATATGTCGTTCGATTGGGGTATATTATTCGTAATTTCCGATTGGGAGTAAATGATACCAGAAAGAGAGGTAAAGGAAAGGGAAGTGATCTTAATATCAGGGGAGACTTCTCATTAAGAGATAGCAGAACCAGTATTACCAATATCCTATTGGATGATTCTCAGATTACTGGAGGACAGAGATTAATGAATATAAAGCTTTCAGCGGACTATAATGTTTCTGAGAACTTAAATTTAAGAGTCTTCTATGAACAAATGACTTCTAAATATAAAATCTCTACAGCGTTCCCGTTATCTACAGTTAGAGCTGGCTTGTCTGCGACATTTACATTTGGGGACCCCGGAGGCTTTTAA
- the gcvH gene encoding glycine cleavage system protein GcvH has translation MNTPSELKYTKDHEWIKIEGNVATIGITDFAQGELGDIVYVDIDTVDDDLDNGAVFGSVEAVKTVSDLFLPIAGKVTEFNSELEAQPELLNTDPYGDGWIIKLEIADGADQSGLLTAEEYQAIIG, from the coding sequence ATGAACACACCATCGGAATTAAAGTACACTAAAGATCACGAGTGGATCAAGATTGAAGGAAACGTAGCTACTATTGGTATTACAGATTTTGCTCAGGGAGAGTTGGGTGACATCGTATATGTTGATATCGATACAGTTGATGATGATCTTGATAATGGAGCTGTTTTTGGAAGTGTTGAAGCTGTAAAAACTGTTTCTGATCTATTCTTGCCTATCGCAGGAAAAGTTACGGAATTCAATTCAGAGCTGGAAGCTCAGCCGGAGTTGTTGAATACGGATCCTTATGGTGACGGATGGATCATTAAATTAGAGATCGCTGATGGTGCTGATCAGTCTGGATTACTCACTGCAGAAGAATATCAGGCTATCATTGGATAG
- a CDS encoding VanZ family protein, with protein MPIYWAFLTYMLLKPGEENHEYWFMFNGIDKVLHVSIFAMLGFCFIAAFPKIKFSYFFQIILIYAFLTEILQEEMGLGRSMETLDIVADVVGCLLGYYIYKMLVKRFF; from the coding sequence TTGCCCATTTATTGGGCATTTCTTACTTATATGCTTCTCAAGCCCGGAGAAGAGAACCATGAATATTGGTTTATGTTCAATGGGATCGATAAAGTTTTACACGTCAGCATTTTTGCAATGCTTGGATTTTGCTTTATTGCTGCGTTTCCTAAAATTAAGTTTTCGTATTTTTTTCAGATCATCCTTATATATGCCTTCCTTACAGAGATCCTTCAGGAGGAAATGGGATTGGGAAGATCCATGGAAACTTTAGATATAGTAGCCGATGTTGTCGGATGCTTACTAGGATACTATATATATAAGATGCTTGTCAAGCGTTTTTTTTGA